A window of the Sphaerobacter thermophilus DSM 20745 genome harbors these coding sequences:
- the pgeF gene encoding peptidoglycan editing factor PgeF has translation MVRHGITGRTSQLPAEGTVTNRPGLDPAIVTANRAAWSAAIGVDAACWTYGRQVHGAQVALVSRNGHGPEIGDDTFPPGTWIQGRDAFVTAEPGIPVVAFCADCVPILLHDPKRGAVAAIHAGWRGTVADVVGATVRTMQERLGCDPRDLIAGLGPSIGPCCYEVGDEVIEAWRATGLDPDGHAVRRVDNRTIFDLWHSNRSALIAAGVPAEQIEVSGVCTRCNADRFFSHRSRRATGAPPASFAAVIALVPQGAEQGAGIQW, from the coding sequence ATGGTGCGGCACGGAATCACCGGGCGGACTTCACAACTCCCAGCCGAGGGGACGGTGACGAACCGGCCCGGTCTCGACCCCGCGATCGTCACGGCGAACCGGGCAGCATGGTCGGCCGCCATCGGCGTGGACGCGGCATGCTGGACCTACGGACGACAGGTGCACGGCGCTCAGGTCGCGCTCGTCTCGCGGAACGGCCACGGGCCGGAAATTGGCGACGACACCTTCCCGCCGGGCACTTGGATTCAGGGTCGAGATGCGTTCGTCACCGCCGAGCCGGGGATCCCGGTGGTCGCCTTCTGCGCCGACTGCGTGCCGATCTTACTGCACGACCCAAAGCGCGGCGCGGTGGCAGCGATCCATGCCGGCTGGCGCGGCACGGTGGCCGATGTGGTCGGGGCTACGGTGCGGACAATGCAGGAACGGCTGGGCTGCGACCCCCGCGACCTGATCGCAGGGTTGGGGCCTTCGATCGGGCCGTGCTGCTACGAGGTCGGCGACGAGGTGATCGAGGCGTGGCGAGCGACCGGCCTCGATCCGGACGGGCACGCCGTCCGTCGGGTCGACAACCGTACGATCTTCGACCTGTGGCACTCCAACCGGTCTGCTCTCATTGCGGCTGGCGTCCCAGCCGAGCAGATCGAAGTGTCTGGCGTATGCACCCGCTGCAACGCAGACCGGTTCTTCTCCCATCGTTCCCGCCGCGCGACGGGAGCGCCGCCTGCGAGCTTCGCGGCAGTGATCGCGCTCGTGCCGCAGGGAGCAGAGCAAGGAGCAGGGATTCAATGGTGA
- a CDS encoding thiamine pyrophosphate-binding protein, which yields MTMSVKRKVRGGVALIKALEAHGVRTTFGIPGVHTLDAYDALYDSDHIATILPRHEQGAGYMADGAYRATGKPGVALIVTGPGVTNVVTAAGEAFADSSRIVIIATNLERKYLDTLEGNLHEMKDQMGVMRPVTKWAHRVMSAKEIPGAVAEAFRQVQTGRGRPVYLEIPIDVMAEEVEIDELPVGEGERTAPNPEQVAEAADLIAAANRVFIFAGGGCDDEEVSPLLRELAHELGAPVCTSLMGKGAIPEDDDCAVGAFGYRWSPESPIASLMKGSDLTIAIGTGLGVRTTAQGTMPLPTPLIHIDIDPHEIGRRYPTAVGIVADAALTLKALLEAVRAGKRPKERWSVEEIRAVREANFQPANERAERYVAYLRALREATPRDAIVTCDMTMMCYEAVRYFPVYEPRTFTFPRGFGTLGSSLPTALGAKIARPDRKVVSLNGDGGFQFTMQELGAAAHHRIPVTIVIFNDSTHTAVKVAQREAYPGRYIDVDLVNPDYVKLAGAYGITAVRAESPAALSEALASALQREEPVLIDVPIKLEQY from the coding sequence ATGACGATGTCGGTGAAACGGAAAGTTCGCGGTGGTGTGGCGCTGATCAAAGCCCTCGAGGCACACGGCGTCCGCACCACCTTTGGTATCCCCGGAGTGCATACCCTCGACGCATACGATGCCCTCTATGACAGTGATCACATCGCCACGATTCTCCCCCGCCACGAGCAAGGTGCAGGGTACATGGCCGACGGGGCCTATCGCGCCACCGGCAAGCCCGGGGTGGCCCTCATCGTCACCGGCCCCGGTGTCACCAACGTCGTGACCGCAGCGGGCGAGGCGTTCGCTGACAGCTCGCGGATCGTCATCATCGCCACCAATCTTGAGCGCAAGTACCTCGACACGCTGGAGGGCAACCTCCACGAGATGAAGGACCAGATGGGCGTGATGCGCCCCGTCACGAAGTGGGCGCACCGCGTCATGTCGGCGAAGGAGATCCCGGGCGCCGTTGCCGAGGCCTTCCGGCAGGTTCAGACCGGACGTGGACGACCGGTCTACCTGGAGATCCCGATTGATGTCATGGCCGAGGAGGTCGAGATCGACGAGCTGCCGGTTGGCGAGGGCGAGCGCACGGCACCCAACCCGGAGCAGGTCGCGGAAGCGGCCGACCTGATCGCGGCGGCGAACCGGGTCTTCATCTTCGCCGGTGGTGGTTGCGACGACGAGGAGGTTTCACCGCTGCTGCGCGAGCTGGCGCATGAGCTAGGCGCCCCGGTCTGCACCTCCCTCATGGGCAAGGGTGCAATCCCGGAGGATGACGACTGCGCCGTGGGTGCCTTCGGTTACCGCTGGTCGCCGGAGAGCCCGATCGCCTCTCTCATGAAGGGCTCCGATCTCACCATCGCGATCGGCACCGGTCTTGGGGTGCGCACGACCGCGCAGGGCACCATGCCGCTCCCGACGCCGCTGATTCACATCGACATCGACCCGCATGAGATCGGGCGGCGCTACCCCACCGCGGTCGGCATCGTGGCCGATGCCGCGCTCACCCTGAAGGCGCTGCTCGAGGCGGTGCGCGCCGGGAAGCGGCCGAAGGAGCGCTGGTCGGTCGAGGAGATTCGTGCCGTGCGCGAGGCCAACTTCCAGCCCGCGAACGAGCGCGCTGAGCGTTACGTCGCGTACCTGCGGGCGCTGCGCGAGGCGACGCCGCGCGACGCGATCGTCACCTGCGACATGACGATGATGTGCTACGAAGCGGTCCGCTACTTCCCCGTCTACGAGCCGCGGACCTTCACCTTCCCGCGCGGGTTCGGGACGCTGGGATCCTCGCTGCCGACGGCGCTGGGCGCCAAGATCGCCCGGCCCGACCGCAAGGTCGTGTCGCTCAACGGCGACGGCGGCTTCCAATTCACGATGCAGGAGCTGGGTGCTGCGGCGCACCACCGCATCCCGGTCACCATCGTGATCTTCAACGACAGTACCCATACGGCGGTCAAGGTGGCTCAGCGTGAGGCCTACCCCGGCCGCTATATCGACGTCGATCTCGTGAACCCTGACTATGTCAAGCTCGCGGGCGCCTACGGGATCACGGCGGTGCGTGCCGAGTCCCCCGCCGCCCTGAGCGAGGCGCTGGCGTCCGCGCTGCAGCGGGAGGAGCCGGTGCTGATCGACGTGCCGATCAAGCTGGAGCAGTACTAG
- a CDS encoding spermidine synthase, translated as MTTSPETTEVVETTPASGARRPQVFNWLLLLIVFVGGICSIGIELTASRLLGPYFGDSTIIWANLIGLTMLYLSIGYYFGGRVADRWPRATLLFAITAVAGFATGLIPFMSRPILERSLVAFQDLAVGAFYGSLLGVILLFAVPVTLLGFVSPFAIRLRLLSVTSAGNTAGSLYALSTVGSIIGSFLPVLLLIPWVGTYKTFYTFSLILIGTSVLGLLLLRARVMALGALLLALIVLTVAALWETSSIRPPEYGEIVYEDESQYNYIQVVRNGTAHYLSLNEGHAIHSIYDPERPLTGGPWDYFMVAPYFNPDTSPSDVRSMALIGLAAGTVPKQVTAAYGPIPIDGVEIDPDIVKVGREYFDMNEPNLNVFVQDGRYFLASTDRKYDVIGIDAYHQPYIPFHLTTREFFQEVRDHLTPNGVAVVNAGRTATDFRLVDVIASTMKSVYPNVYIIDVGRFANSMVIGTNQPTDIANFAENIERLPPGLIRTVGEISLETGNIREWTSTDPRLVFTDDWAPVERVVDLMIIDTATGR; from the coding sequence GTGACAACCAGTCCCGAGACGACGGAGGTAGTGGAGACCACGCCGGCGTCGGGTGCGCGACGGCCTCAGGTCTTCAACTGGCTGCTGCTGTTGATCGTCTTCGTCGGCGGCATCTGCAGCATTGGCATCGAGCTGACAGCCTCGCGCCTGCTCGGCCCTTACTTTGGTGACTCGACGATCATCTGGGCCAACCTCATCGGGCTGACGATGCTGTACCTCTCGATCGGGTACTACTTCGGGGGCCGGGTGGCCGACCGGTGGCCGAGAGCGACCCTGCTCTTCGCCATCACCGCCGTGGCCGGCTTTGCGACGGGCCTGATCCCGTTCATGTCCCGCCCGATTCTCGAGCGCTCGCTTGTGGCCTTCCAGGACCTCGCGGTCGGGGCCTTCTACGGATCCTTGCTCGGAGTCATCCTCCTGTTCGCCGTGCCGGTGACCCTGCTCGGCTTCGTATCGCCCTTTGCCATCCGCCTGCGCCTGCTCAGCGTCACCTCTGCCGGGAATACCGCCGGGTCACTCTATGCGCTCTCGACGGTCGGGAGCATCATCGGGAGTTTCCTGCCGGTTCTCCTGTTGATCCCCTGGGTCGGCACGTACAAGACCTTCTACACCTTCTCCCTGATCCTGATCGGCACTTCGGTCCTTGGGCTGTTGCTCCTGCGGGCCCGTGTGATGGCACTCGGCGCGCTCCTGCTGGCCCTGATCGTCCTGACCGTCGCCGCGCTCTGGGAGACGAGCTCGATCCGACCGCCGGAGTACGGGGAGATCGTCTACGAGGACGAATCCCAGTACAACTACATCCAGGTCGTCCGGAACGGGACCGCTCACTACCTGTCACTGAACGAGGGCCACGCGATCCACTCGATCTACGACCCGGAGCGCCCGTTGACCGGCGGGCCCTGGGACTACTTCATGGTTGCACCCTACTTCAACCCGGATACCAGTCCCAGCGACGTCCGCAGCATGGCGTTGATCGGTCTTGCGGCCGGCACGGTGCCCAAGCAGGTCACCGCGGCCTACGGGCCGATCCCGATCGACGGGGTGGAGATCGACCCGGATATCGTCAAGGTCGGTCGCGAGTACTTCGACATGAACGAGCCCAACCTGAACGTGTTCGTCCAGGACGGACGCTATTTCCTGGCCTCCACCGATCGCAAGTACGATGTGATCGGCATCGACGCCTACCACCAGCCGTACATCCCCTTCCACCTGACAACCCGGGAGTTCTTCCAGGAGGTGCGTGACCATCTCACGCCCAATGGCGTCGCGGTGGTCAATGCCGGGCGTACCGCGACCGACTTTCGACTGGTTGATGTGATCGCCTCGACCATGAAGTCGGTCTACCCGAACGTCTACATCATCGATGTCGGGCGCTTCGCGAACAGCATGGTGATCGGCACCAACCAGCCCACCGATATCGCCAACTTCGCCGAGAACATCGAACGCCTGCCGCCGGGGTTAATCCGGACCGTCGGCGAGATCAGCCTGGAGACGGGGAATATCCGCGAATGGACCTCGACGGACCCGCGGCTAGTCTTCACCGACGACTGGGCGCCGGTGGAGCGGGTGGTCGATTTGATGATCATTGACACGGCGACGGGGCGCTAG